A stretch of Kaistella flava (ex Peng et al. 2021) DNA encodes these proteins:
- the hemC gene encoding hydroxymethylbilane synthase yields the protein MRSIKIGTRNSPLALWQAREVARNLQNNNYKTDITPIVSTGDKNLTEPLYAMGITGVFTKDLDIALLNKEVDIAVHSLKDIPTQLPHNVEIIAVLQRDYPQDVLVRKSTSKDKELHELKIATSSLRRRAFWAKHFPDTEFCDIRGNVQTRLQKLEDQDFDATLFSLAAIERMKLSIDYEFLPMMISAPAQGVVAVTARADDHDIKEFFKDVNHRETQICIDIERNFLKTLEGGCTAPIGAFAEINDKNEVRFIGRLCSIDGKTSMEIDEIFTWNDHENFGEKLAQKILKDGGRELMQEIKLHL from the coding sequence ATGAGAAGCATTAAAATAGGTACACGAAACTCGCCACTTGCATTGTGGCAGGCAAGAGAAGTTGCCAGAAACTTGCAAAACAATAATTACAAGACTGATATCACTCCGATTGTTTCAACTGGAGATAAAAACCTTACCGAACCTCTTTATGCGATGGGGATTACCGGGGTTTTTACTAAAGATTTAGATATTGCTTTATTGAATAAAGAAGTTGATATCGCCGTTCATTCTTTAAAAGATATTCCAACTCAACTTCCGCATAATGTGGAGATTATCGCTGTTTTACAACGGGATTATCCACAAGATGTTTTAGTAAGAAAATCGACTTCTAAAGACAAAGAATTGCATGAGTTGAAAATTGCGACCAGCAGTTTAAGACGCCGTGCATTCTGGGCAAAACATTTTCCGGACACGGAATTTTGTGATATCCGTGGAAATGTGCAAACACGTCTTCAGAAATTAGAAGATCAGGATTTCGATGCTACTTTATTTTCATTGGCAGCAATTGAAAGAATGAAATTATCTATTGATTATGAATTTCTTCCGATGATGATTTCTGCTCCCGCACAAGGAGTTGTTGCCGTTACCGCAAGAGCTGATGATCATGATATTAAAGAATTCTTCAAAGATGTAAACCATCGTGAAACTCAGATTTGTATCGATATTGAAAGAAATTTCTTAAAAACTTTAGAAGGAGGTTGTACTGCGCCAATCGGTGCTTTTGCAGAGATTAATGACAAAAACGAAGTGCGGTTTATCGGCAGACTGTGTTCTATAGATGGTAAAACTTCTATGGAAATCGACGAAATTTTCACTTGGAATGACCACGAGAATTTTGGAGAAAAATTAGCTCAGAAAATTTTAAAAGACGGCGGAAGAGAATTGATGCAGGAAATTAAACTGCATCTTTAG
- a CDS encoding uroporphyrinogen-III synthase, producing the protein MNILFTKKLDEKEVSDILGTEFSSHFLEVIKINLLELSPFPLGNKSLIFTSVNGVESFFKNGFKPHENFADKNFNKIYCVGKKTKAHLRKYGFGVFKTKKNAKELSEFIVDNCGKEKFLHFCGNLALDILQEKLPLQNIGYKKVVVYETELLYPKVEKNYDSIAFFSPSGVRSFIENNNLDFQQIYAIGETTGAEVKKHTTQQIFIGKDNDLSALLKLIKKEGAAINCH; encoded by the coding sequence ATGAATATTCTGTTTACAAAAAAGCTTGATGAAAAGGAAGTTTCTGATATACTGGGAACAGAATTTTCAAGCCATTTTTTAGAGGTTATTAAAATCAATCTTCTTGAACTTTCGCCATTTCCTTTAGGAAACAAATCTTTAATTTTTACAAGTGTAAATGGGGTTGAGTCATTTTTTAAAAATGGTTTTAAACCGCATGAAAACTTTGCCGATAAAAATTTCAACAAAATTTACTGCGTTGGAAAGAAAACCAAAGCTCACTTGCGAAAATATGGTTTTGGAGTTTTTAAGACCAAAAAGAACGCAAAAGAACTTTCAGAATTTATTGTCGATAACTGCGGAAAAGAAAAGTTTCTTCACTTTTGTGGGAACTTAGCTTTAGACATTCTTCAGGAAAAACTACCATTGCAAAATATCGGTTATAAGAAAGTAGTCGTTTATGAAACTGAATTGTTGTATCCGAAAGTAGAGAAGAATTACGATTCAATTGCGTTTTTCTCACCAAGTGGTGTGCGCAGTTTCATTGAGAATAACAATTTAGACTTTCAGCAAATCTATGCGATTGGCGAAACGACTGGAGCAGAAGTTAAAAAACATACCACCCAACAAATATTTATAGGCAAAGACAATGACCTAAGTGCTTTGCTTAAATTGATTAAAAAAGAAGGAGCAGCGATAAACTGCCATTAA